GTATGTAGTGAGtatgttgttatttttattttttccatcCAACTATCTAAGCCTTTTTCATGTTGTTGCAATGTCGCAATCATTCCAATTAAAAAATCGTAGGATTAACCTCTTAACAATCCATACAAGAACCCGTCGATTAGTCTAGTCTTCCGGGACCAACCTCTATCGAAAGAGATGACAAGTTTTCACTAACCTGTCAAGAATATATCTAGGAATGTGCAAATTTATTTACTATTATCATGTCCTCGGTTTCAATGCTCTTTCGATTGTTGTCATCATTTTAAACAACAAGTAAGAAACATGAGAGCATCAATAAATTTGGGAAAACCCTACTTTGTTAACAAAACCCAAGAACATAATTTTGCAGAAGGGTTAACTAACACCTTATTTGTTAGGGTCATTGACATTGTATGTCTTGTTTATCTTGTTTTGTTACAACCACCCAATGCAATACCTGTATTTAATGACTTAACCTATTTAGATGGTCACTACATTATCTTtaacaaacatttttttttttaacaaacatTATTAATTCGTCTGGTGCGTAAAGAGCAAACAAATAAACAAGATTAGATGAAATGTGTTGCTGGGATTCGAATACTATGAATTGGGTAGCACCCACTGATCAGGACAACTGGTAGACCTAAACTTGATACATTTTGTTAGCTACttgttacacaaaattggttaaaaagaccaaaatcaacaatttctgggtgaaaagaacatttagattttgatactgtttaaattgacaaaaatgtaaaaatagccaggatataaatagtttcatcctaccaattttcaaatactttttttattttaatttacatcatgatgcatccagtttcatccttgctacgtattttttaagtttaacccaggatgaatccagtttcatccttgctatttttttggtgtccacttcacccatactaatttttattcgtccatttgaaccatgttttacaaatacttggacaaatgacccattttccgtacttGTTATGCACCGGCTGTTCCAGTGTTTGTTGAGGAAAATACTCATTGAATAGTGTGGTACAATCCCAACTTACAATAAGCCAAATCAAAATAGGGAtctatattttgttttatttatttatttctgctTAAATAAATTCTTCCACGATCATTGAGATGAAGCGTAGTACCAAAGAACAAAAACAATACACGAATATATACATGATTGTGATCACACTCGCGACTCATTGGAGTTTCAAGCAGTGATGCTCCTTTTTCCTTATTCAAGAATCAAACATCGTAGATCTTAATCACCCATCTATCTCGGTATGACAAACAGGGCAACCCCCACTTGTACGCTTTGATTTCGTTCAAACAAGACACACATCCAACCACGTGACCACGAGGGATACAGGCCCCCTGGCGCCGAGCatcataacatattatgcatgaGGCATCATCAGTCATTTTGCCCCGGTTTTAAGTTCAGTGGTTGTCGCAGTTGCCATGTCAAAAGATCGAGGGCCTCTGAAATGTACTACTAGCTACTTATGGCTATTCTTAAGGAAGTCATATTCCAAAGATATGTAACCTTGGGCCATCTCTGAGTAAGGGCCAATAGAAGATGTAACAATACATAGTGTTACAATATGGAAAAGATAACATGCAACAAGACATGATGGGAGTTTAAGCAAAGGCATGGGATGAAAACGGTTGAAATGGCTTAAGAGGCTTGTTAAAGCCTTAAAATTTAAGAGTAAAGATGACTCCTTAACTGAGAATTTGAGAAAAGGAAATGGTCTACGTTGTACTGTACCTGCTGAATTACTTTGCATGCACTGAAAAACCTCTAAAGTTGTTGTTTGTCACCATCAGATGTGGAGAAAAATCCATGCTTTGTTTCTGTCAAGCACCAAAGAAAAATTAAGGTATTGCAGGAAACTTTCAGGAGATACTTCAATTTTGTAAGCCTCTGTCTGCACTGCGACTGCGTCGAATCTCACACGCGCGCACGCACGCAAACACACAGAACACACACACAGAACCTCCGCAAAAACTTTTGTCTGTACCTTTATGGCTGAAAAAATGTTGGAATTTTAACAATATCCATCTCAATCGATCACACTATATGATTTTGAAAACAGAAGACTTACTCGAAGACTTGCCAACAATGACAAATGAAGGTTCTGTATAAAGAAAGTTTGACTCCTCAAGCTTTGCCTCCCCGACTGAAACAACCTCAGGAGGATGGGCATCTTATTTATTCATGAAAAAGATCTCAATTAAGAAATGTATGACAATGAAGACGGAAAAAGACAAGAAAAACATATAGCTGTATTGGGTACTTGAAAGGTTAAATGACCAAAACTCTATGTATTTCTTCTATGTTAGTCGGCTGTGCTTTGAATTACCAGTGCTTAGCACGAGAACCGTAGTTAATCACAGCCCAACTGATGCAACATTATTATGAAATGCAGCCTATGCAAAATAAAATGGAAGCATGAGGAGCACAAATGGGACTTAATCTACTCTACAAGCTACTGTGGAGACCAGTAAAAAGGATCAAGCAGATAACACAAATTTACGAAACTAGAAAAAAGGATGACCAGTGTACCTACATATCTCTTGATAACCATGGAGGATCAACCCTTTCAAGATATCTTGGGTAATGCACTTCATGAAGCAATCCAGAGAAAAGGCATGTATGATTCCAGAAATCACTCCGTTGAAAATACAGGAGAAAACACGTATTTAGAAGAGAAATTGACCGTCATTAATAAACAGAAACTCTGGAACAAAACTAGCATGGTTTATATGGGCTGATACCACTCCTATTAGTGGATACCATTTGGTCGATCCAATGGTCAGGAACCGTTTTGTCCTATATGGAATGGTATCCCCTAGCAGGAGTGGTTATAAATCAAGAAAACTAGTACCTCGATTGCTGAGAGAATTAGAATGTCATGCACCAAATATTTATTATCCCAAAAAAGAATGATCTAACAACGTCTGTTCCAGTTATAGGAACATTATTGAAGCCCAACTATGGTTATATCTATATGGAAATCCTTTTGTTATGAAAATGTTAATGTTAAAACTACTAATAGCCATACTAGTAAGCATGTAAAGATCACTGAAGTGATTTTCTTTGACAAAAGGAAAATGTTGAAGAAGGATCAGAACAAAAAGAAACACATTAAGATAAGTTATTCAATTTCCACATTTTTTATTTTGCATACTTTTTGCATACAAATAAGTTATCCCATATATCAACAGACGTGGTTATTAATATCCCGTTTGTTTAGATCCAGATGTTAGCAAAAATCAATCCCCTTGCAACAGCCATCATTATGAGATACATTTATACCATGAATAGCTTACTAATTAACGGCACATGGCAAGAACACATTTGATTTCTTATACATTTTCTTGTATTCAAAAACTGAAAAAGTTAAAAACAACTTACAGTATTATGGAAACTGCAGTTTGTAGATTTTGTACAATCATTTAAGAAGCAACAAGATAAAAGTTGTTATAATACAGACAACACAGAAGATTCAAATGCATGTCCCGTAACCTAACAACACTATTTCAAACACTGTAAAGCCTAATCACCTGGTCTATCTTAGAACGGCAAACAGGGCAACCCCAATTCTTGGCTTTGATTTCATTCAAACAGGACACACACCCAGCCATGTGACCGCATGGAATACATGCTCCTTCAACAGGAGCATCAAAACATATGATACACGAGGAAGATCCACCGTCATCATCATTTGTTGCGCCAACTTTTGCTGTTTTGGGCTCAGGGATTGTTGGAGTGGATATATCAATTGGACTGGCATCGATAGATGGGTAATGTATTGGCCCGTCTTGTGCACCTTCTGGGATAGGTGGAGCAGATGGATTCGAAGTTGTTGCAGGAATTTCTTGAGTGGTGGCGACAGTAGAAGGAAGGGTGTTTTCTGCTGGATTGCTACTTGAAGTTGAACCAGTTTCAGATACTAAACTCCAACCATTATATGAATCTTCGGGCGTTCTATCTAACCAGCCGCTGCTACTTACCTTTGAAGGAGGAATTGGAGCAGGTAATCCACCTGAACCCCAACCATTATAACTTGCATTATCGACTACATTACCTAAGCTGCTTGAGGTGCTTCCTCCAGAGCTGAGCTGGGTATCAGGAAGAAGTGGTGGCCTTTCCACCATAGCAGACTGAATAGAGGCATTTATTGCCATTGCTAACTCTACATCTTCTGAAATAGACGATGGTGCAGTTGCTGGAGGAACTGAAGCAATGAGATTATTTGGTTCCTGAGGATGTATTGCCTGCAATATTTTACAAATTTATCATAATGGGAAGACTGGAGGCCTTTAAACACATTATTTCTGTTCATAAGCTGGAACATGCAACAACAAAATCATAAGAAGACGACACCTGTGGAATCCCTCTGCATGCACTGAGAAACCTCTGAAGTTGTTGTTTGTCACCCTCAGTTGCAGATGCAAGCTTATACTTTTTTTCTGCCAGATAGGTGAAGCCATAAATTAACACATCACTGATGAAATTTCAAGAGATACTTCACCATTGTGCAACGAGACGATGCAAACGGGAAACAAAAATTTACTCTTCAGTTTTCCCTTTGGTTAAAGTTGTTAACTAAAAACAATTATCTCAGAAAAGCATACCCCAGGCACCACTTAACACATAAATTGTTTTTGTCTATGCCTAAATGGTAACGTAAAAGATTCCTTTACCATGATATCACCAaccaaatcatattcaataatttcAAAAACATACGACTTACTTGTGGCTTTGTCAAAAATGACCAACGAAGGATCCGACTGGTTAAACTTTGGCTCCTTAACTTTGGCTTTCCAAAGTGGAATTACTGCACTAGGCGTGCCATCCTGTTCA
Above is a genomic segment from Papaver somniferum cultivar HN1 chromosome 10, ASM357369v1, whole genome shotgun sequence containing:
- the LOC113318748 gene encoding putative E3 ubiquitin-protein ligase XBAT34, giving the protein MGQTQSKEELLYQQVNYANVDGIKALRNEGAGLEWVDKDGKTPLILACMNPDLITVATTLIELGANVNAYRPGSHAGTPLHHAAKRGLDQIVKLLLSHRANPMVMNDDCQTPLDVARAKGFSNVVRAIEGHICLFSGLLRVLYGPGGFLEAFTSQWLSSKIWAVVVPCGSRDYTKPAKLELAIYNTAQDGTPSAVIPLWKAKVKEPKFNQSDPSLVIFDKATKKKYKLASATEGDKQQLQRFLSACRGIPQAIHPQEPNNLIASVPPATAPSSISEDVELAMAINASIQSAMVERPPLLPDTQLSSGGSTSSSLGNVVDNASYNGWGSGGLPAPIPPSKVSSSGWLDRTPEDSYNGWSLVSETGSTSSSNPAENTLPSTVATTQEIPATTSNPSAPPIPEGAQDGPIHYPSIDASPIDISTPTIPEPKTAKVGATNDDDGGSSSCIICFDAPVEGACIPCGHMAGCVSCLNEIKAKNWGCPVCRSKIDQVIRLYSV